The Pseudomonadota bacterium nucleotide sequence CGCCCGGGGCGCGCACGTGGCGCTCTACGTGGTCACCCTAGCCATGCCGATCGCGGGGTGGTGCTACTCTTCCGCCGCCGCGTTCAGCGTGAGCTACTTCGGTCTGTTCACCCTGCCGGACCTGGTGCCCCCGAGCGAGACGCTCGAGGTGGTGTTCGAGTGGACCCATCGCCTGCTCGCCTACGCGTTGTTCCTGCTCCTAGGGGCGCATCTGCTCGCCGCGGGGTTTCACCACTGGGTTCGTCGGGACAACGTGCTGCTCAGCATGCTTCCCTTCATCAAGTTGAGGTCATGACGTTTTGTGCTTCAAACGCTCGAGTCGCTCGGCTCCTTGTATGTCCCTCCTCAAGGGGCTAACGGTTCTCGCCCTGTGCGCATCGCCCGCCGCGTGGTCGGAGGCCGTGACCTACGCCCTCGATGCCGAGGGCAGTGAGCTGCGCTTCATCGGCCTTCAGCAAGGCGCGCCCTTCACGGGACGCTTCGAGACCTTCAGCACCGAGGTGGTGTTCGATCGCGAGGCGCCGTCGGCCGGGCGAATCGATGCCGAGGTCGACGTGCGGTCCGCTGACAGTCGCAACCGCGATCGTGACGAGTACATGCAAGCCCGCGACTTCTTCTACTCGCGCAAGTACCCGAAGGCGATCTTCGAGACCGTGGCGATAGCGGCGGCGGACGAGGGCTACCTCGCCCGCGCCAAGCTGACCCTGCGCGGCGAGACCCGGGAGGTGACCATGCGGTTCACCCTGAATCCTCAGGACGCTCAGCGGGCGACGCTCACCGGCACGGTGTTACTCAACCGCCTCGATTTCGGCGTCGGTCAGGGCGAATGGCGCAGCACCAGTGAGATCGGCGACGAGGTGAAAGTCGAGATCGAGTTGGCGCTGAAGGCGATCGGCTAGGCCCGAGTCGGCGTCGGGCGCTGCGAGCAGGAGAGCGCTGCGCTGGTCAGGGTCATCCAGAGCCCCCAGTAGAACGCGAGTGCGGTGGTGAGTGGCGCGTAGGCAGCGGTCGCTTCTCGCAGCCAGGCGAACAGCGCGAAGGCGCTCGCTCCGGCCGCCAGCGCCGAGACGATCAGCCTTCCTGTCGCCCTTGGCCAACGCAGCCAAGCGCAGCTGACAACGGCGAACAGCGCTGCCCAGCATGCCGAGACGATGGTGAGGCCAGCGCCGAGCGGCAGCCCGAGCCCCTCACCGGCCGTCGCGATGGGCATGGCCGTGCGGATGGACGAGAGGTTGAGTACGGCGGCGATCGCGGGGAAGGACACCCGGCGCCAGCGGGGCAGCGTGCTCGCCGTGGCGCTCGCGTAGAGCGCACCGAGGCCGGCAGCCGCCCACCCCCCTTGTAGGAACAGATCCAACGCTCCTGCCGGCGCGATCTCTGCGAATACACCCAGGGCCACCAGCAGCAGGGCCGTGGCGTAGGCACCGGTGGCGGGCAGTAGCCAGCGCGCCGGGTTGCCTGGCCGCCCCCGAGTGTTCAGTCCGCGCGTCCTTGGAAATGGCTGGCCAGTGCCTCGCGCAGGGCCTGCTTGCGCACCTTGCCCATGGTGTTGCGCGGCAGGGCCTCCACCACTTCGACATGGCGCGGCTGCTTGTAGCGCGCGAGGCGTTCGCCCAATTGGGCAGTGATGCTCTCGGGGCTGGGTGGCGCGGCCCCAGCTGCCGGCACCACGACGGCCACCACCGCTTCGCCGAGGTCATCGTGAGGAACACCGATGACTGCAGACTCGTGGACGCCATCGAGCGTATCCAGGCAGGCTTCCACCTCCGCCGGGTAGACGTTGTAGCCGCCGCTGATGACGAGGTCGCGGGCGCGACCGGCGAGGGTCAGGCGACCGTCGATAGCGAGGGTGCCCAAATCGCCCGTCCGGAACCAGCCGTCAGCGGTGAACTCGCGGGCATTCACCTCGGGACGGTTGAGATAGCCCGCGAAGATCCCGGGCCCGCGCACCTCCACCATGCCCGGGCTGTCGCTGGGGAGGGTCTCGCCACCGTCGCCCGTGATGCGGATCTGCACGCCCGGCAGGGCGTAACCGACGGAACCCGCGAGGCGCTCGCCGTGCAGCGGATTGCTGGCCAGCATGCCGGTTTCCGTCATGCCGTAGCGTTCGAGGATTCGCTGACCCGTGCGCGCTTCGAAGGCGTGAAACAGCTTCTCCGTGAGCGGCGCCGAGCCGCTCACGAACAGGCGCACGTTCGCGCAGTGGGCGCGCGTGAAGTCATCGAGGGTGAGTAGCCGTGCATAGTAGGTGGGCACTCCCATCAGGGCCGTGGCGTCGGCCAGCGCGTCGCGCACCGCCTCGGCGTTGAACTTCATTAGGTAGCGCATGCGTGCGCCGGCCAGCAGGGCGCAGTGCAGGGCGACGAAGAGTCCGTGCACGTGAAAGATCGGCAGGGCGTGCACGAGGACGTCTCGGTCGCTGAACGCCCACGCGTCCACCAAGGCGCGTGCGTTGCTGAGGAGGTTGTCGTGGCTGAGAGGTACGCCCTTAGGCGCGCCGGTCGTGCCAGAGGTGTAGAGGAGGGCGGCCGTTGCCTCTCCTGAGCGCGGCCTCACCTCGGTAAACGGGGTCGTGTCGCTTGCGGCCTGGGTGAGCGTGCCCACGCTGTCGGTGCCCAAGCTTGCGATTAGGCGCAGGGAGGGCGTGTTGGCGCTCAGGTGCTGGGCCAGGGCTAAGGCACTAGGGTCGCACACGAGGATGACCGGTCGACCGTCGTCTGCGAGATGGGCGAGTTCGCGGGGGGTGTAGGCCGGGTTGGCGGGGAGGAACACGACGCCGAGGCGCAGGCAGGCCAGGTAGAGGGCGAGGGCGTCGACGGACTTCTCCACCACGGCCATGACCACCTCCCCGGGCGCGGGGTTGGCGAGCGCCAGCAGGGCTCCCGCCAAGGCTGCCGAGCGATTGTCGACGTCTGCGAAACACAGCGTCGCGTCCGATGTCGTCAGCAAGGTCTCGCCCTCGCGTCCGTCCCAGGTGTCGCGGAAGGCACTGAATATATTGGTCATTTTCTCATTGCGTTGCGATTGCTCAGCGGCTGGGGGGCGGCTGACGCTCGGCCCGCTCAGATGCTATCTTCCTCGAGCGCGAGGGCGCACGGACTCGCCGTTCGTCGCGTCCGCTCTACGCCGCGCGCGGTGCCCCGTCGCGCCGCTCACCCTACACCCCAGCCGAATCCAGGAGGACCCTATGTTCACCCCCCGTGCCTCGCTACGTCCCCTCGTCGCCAGCGCCGCGCTGCTCCTCGGGGCTGCGCAGAGCTACGCTTTGGACCTTTCCGCCGTGCCAGCAGGCACCTACGCGGTGGATCCGGCCCATGGCTACATCCACTTCACCTACACCCATCTGGGGTTCTCCAACCCGATGTTGCGGGTGGACGACTTCGATGTCGCCCTCGAGCTCGACACGGAGGATTTCACCAAGAGCACGCTGGAGGTCACCATTGATGCGGCGAGCATCAACAGCGGTGTGGAGCGGTTCAACGAGCACCTGCAGGCGGAGGACTTTTTTCATACGGCGGAGCATCCGCAGATCACGTTCGTTGCGAAACGCATCGAGCAGCAGCCGTCCAGTCCGGCGGCGATCAATGTCATCGGTGACCTCAAGATCAAGGGCATCACCAAGGAGGTTCTGCTCGGGGGCCGGGTGAATAAGGCCGATCTCAACCCGATCAACCAAAAACCGACCGTCGGGGTGTCGCTCAGAGCCATCGTCAAGCGCTCTGACTACGGTTTGGACAAGTACGTCCCGGCGGTGGCCGACGCGATGACCGTGATGATCGAGTTAGAGATGCAAAAACAGTAGTTTAGGTCGGCGTCAGGGGGCTTGTGACGCGCTGCCGAACGAGCCCTTGACGCGCTGCGTCCATCCCACGATCGCAGTGGAAAGTACCTAGCGACGCTAAGCGCTGCGCAGGCTGATAATCTGGCTCAACACCAGATTAGGACGCGGGGCACTCGCTTTGTCTAGCACGAGTAGCATCCAGCCGCCGCCATCGCACTTAATGGCCGCTGCGGCGGACGACTTCAAATTCAAGGCCTGCCTCGAGGCAGCGGTCGACGCGATCGTCGTGATCGACGCCGCTGGCAACATCGAGGAATTCAACCCGGCCGCCACGCGTATGTTCGGCTACAGCCTGGATGAGGTGGTCGGGCGCAACGTCTCGGTGTTGATGGCGAGTCATGACGCGAGTCGCCACGACGACTACATGAGCAACTACGAGGCCACCGGCGAGGCGCGCATCATCGGCACCGGCCGCGAGGTCAAGGCGCAGCGCCGAGACGGCCAGACGTTCCCCGTCAAACTCTCGGTGGGCAAGGCCACCATGCCCGACGGCACCCGCTACGTCGGCATCATCCATGACCTCAGCCATCAGCAGGCCGCCGCCCGAGCCCTCAAGCGCAGCGAGGCTGCCTTGCGCTCGGCGCAGGAGATCGCACGGATCGGCACCTTCGATGTGGCGCTGCCGACGCGCGGCGACCAGATCCACTCCACGCAGCTACTGAAGATACTAGGCTTGCCGGTCTCCCTGGGCGATGGCGTCGCCGAGCTGATGTTCCGTGAGCTGGTGCATCCCGACGACGTGGGCCGCCTGGACAAGGCCCTGAAGGTGGCGGCGGCGGGGCGTCAGTACGCCGATATCGAATACCGGATCGAGCGGCCGAGTGGCGAGGTGCGTTCCGTTCGCGTGATGGCCACCGTGAGCCCGATGCCTGGCGTGCCAAAGGGCCTGCGCCTGACCGGCGCCCTGCACGACATCACCGACGCCCGGCGCGCCGAGGAAGAGGCCCGCCAGGCGCGCGAGCGCCTCACCCAGGTCGGTCGCCTGAGTACGCTCGGCGAGATGGCGTCGGGACTGGCCCACGAGCTCAATCAACCCCTCACAGCCATCGCCGCGTACTCGCAGGCCGCCAAGCGCATGCCCTCCGTCGAGGGCTCGGACGTGGGTCAGGCCCTCGAGAACATCACCATGCAGGCCCTGCGTGCCGGGGATGTCATCTCGCGCATGCGCGAGATGGTGCGTCACGGTGAGACCAAGCGCGAGGCCACCGATTGCAATCAGCTGGTGCGGGAGCTGATCACCCTCGCCGAGCCGGACGCGCGCGCCGCCGACATCGGCCTGCGCCTCGATCTGTGTTCGCCGCTGCCCCTGGTCAACGTCGATCGGGTGCAGATCCAGCAGGTGCTGTTGAACCTCGTGCGCAACGCCATCGATGCGATGCCCGGCGCCGCACCGGGCGCGGAGATCGAGATTCGCACGCGCCTGTCCGAGGCCCGCGACGTGGAAGTGGCCGTGATCGACGGTGGCTCAGGCCTGCCGGAGGACGCCCTCGAGCAGCTGTGCACGCCGTTCTTCACGACCAAGCAAGAGGGCACTGGCCTGGGGCTTGCCATTTCCCAGTCGATCATTCGGGCGCACGGCGGTGCGCTGCGCTTTGCCAACAACATCTCGGGTTGCGGGGCGACGGTGAGCTTCAGCTTGCCGGCCGTTGCAGAAGAGGGTGACCAAGATCAATGAGTGCGGAAATGCAGCATATGGGTGATGACCAGCAACTGGCGGACGGCCCATGCGTTTACGTGGTGGATGATGATGCGCCCGTGCGCGATTCCCTCACCATGCTGATTCGCTCGATGGGCTACAAGGTGCAGGGATTCGAGAGCGCTCCCGACTTCCTGGAAGCTTACGACGACGGGCCAGGGTGTCTGGTCCTCGACATACGCATGCCGCAGATGAGCGGCCTCGATCTGCAGGAGGTGCTGGTCGAGCGGCGGGCGATCCTGCCCATCATCTTCATGACGGGCCACGGTGATGTGCCGATGGCGGTGCAGGCCATGCGCGGCGGCGCCGTCGATTTCCTGCAGAAGCCGCTGCGCGATCAGGACTTGCTCGATCGCATTAACGAAGCCCTGCGCAAGGACGCGGAAAACCGTGAACTCCTCGCCCAGCACCAGGCGACGGCGGCGCGCCTGACCCAGCTCACGGCCCGTGAGCGCGAGGTGCTCGATCTCGTGGTGGCCGGCAAGGCCAATAAGGTCATCGCCTACGAGCTCGATGTCAGCCAGCGCACGGTGGAGATTCACCGTGCGCGGGTGATGGAGAAGATGCGCGCGACGTCCTTGGCTCACCTGGTAAGGATGGTCGTCGAGGCGTCCTGACGGCCCTCCTGTCGTCGCTCTCGGCCCGCGCTGTGCGACGCACACGCGGGCCTTAGTTTTTTCAGCGCACCCATCCCGCGCGCCCTGTCGGCCGCGCTCACCGTCGTCGCACCTCAGCACCTCAATAGGTAGTTACCGCTAGCCGTTTCACGGCTAGTGCGACTGCCCGGTGCTTCCTCCGCACGTCAAAATCTCCGCCAGTGTCCCCACCCTTCGTGCAGGGGGTTGGGTGCACTACACCAATCACTTGGCAAGCGGAGCTCACCGATGAGCAGTGCAGTGGATACCTATAACGACCGGGTCGTGCGCCAGTTCGCGCTGATGACGGTCGCGTGGGGGGTTGTAGGCATGGCGGTGGGGGTCTTCATCGCCGCTCAGATGTACTGGCCAGCCCTGAATTTCGATCTTCCGTACCTGAGCTTCGGGCGCTTGCGTCCGCTGCACACGAACGCGGTGATCTTCGCCTTCGGCGGTTCGGCCCTGTTCGCCACCGCCTACTACGTGGTGCAGCGAACCTGCCACGCGAGACTGTTCGGTGGGCGTCTCGCGGAGTTCACCTTCTGGGGCTGGCAGGCCGTGATCGTGGCCGCTGCCATCACCCTGCCCTTGGGCATCACGCAGAGTAAGGAATACGCCGAGCTCGAGTGGCCGATCGACCTGCTGATCGCGGTGGTGTGGGTGTGCTTCGCCGTGGTGTTCTTCGGCACCATCGCCAAGCGCCGGGTCAAGCACATCTACGTGGCTAATTGGTTCTACGGTGCCTTCATCATCACGGTGGCCGTACTGCACATCTTCAACAACCTGGCGCTGCCCGTGAGCCTGACCAAGTCCTACGTGGTCTACTCCGGCGTGGTCGACGCCATGGTGCAGTGGTGGTACGGGCACAACGCGGTGGGCTTCTTCCTGACCGCCGGCTTCCTCGGCATGATGTACTACTTCGTGCCCAAGCAGGCCGAGCGGCCGGTGTACTCATATCGCCTGTCGATCGTGCACTTCTGGGCCCTGATCTCGATCTACATGTGGGCCGGGCCCCACCACTTGCACTACACCTCCCTGCCGGATTGGGCCCAGTCCCTCGGCATGGTGTTCTCCCTGCTGCTGCTGGCACCCTCCTGGGGCGGCATGATCAACGGCATCATGACCCTCTCGGGCGCGTGGGAGAAGCTGCGTACGGATCCGATCATCAAGTTCATGATCGTGTCGCTCTCCTTCTACGGCATGTCCACCTTCGAAGGCCCGATGATGGCCATCAAGACGGTCAACGCCCTCTCGCACTACACGGACTGGACCATCGGTCACGTGCACTCGGGTGCCCTCGGCTGGGTGGCCATGATGACCATCGGTGCGCTCTACCACCTGATTCCGCGCCTCTTTAATCGCACGCAGATGTACAGCATGAAGGCCATCGACGCGCACTTCTGGCTGTCGACGATCGGCGTGGTGCTCTACATCGTCGCCATGTGGATCGCCGGGGTGATGCAGGGCCTGATGTGGCGTGCGGTGGATGAGAACGGCAACCTCGTGTGGAGCTTCGTCGAGTCTCTCAAGGCCACCTATCCCTTCTATGCACTGCGCCTGCTCGGCGGCCTGCTGTTCCTCGGCGGCATGCTGATCATGGTGTGGAACGTCTGGATGACGATTCGTGAAGAGAAGCCTGCGCCGGTGCTGGTGCAGGCCCCGGCAGGAGCACACTGATGAGTCACGAAGTAGTTGAACGCAACATCCGGGTGATGGCCGTGCTCATCGCCCTGGTGATCACCGCGGGCGGCCTGGTGGAGATCGTGCCCCTGTTTGCCCAATCTGAGGTGACCCAGCCCATCGAAGGGCTGGAGCCCTACAGCCCCGTTCACCTCGCCGGCCGCGACGTGTACGTGCGCGAAGGGTGCTACGTCTGCCACTCCCAGCAGGTGCGCCCCTTCCGCAGCGAGACCGAACGCTACGGCCCCTACTCCGTGGCTGGGGAAGCGGTGTACGACCACCCCTTCCAGTTCGGCTCCAAGCGCACCGGGCCTGATCTGGCGCGCGTGGGTGGCCGCTACAGCGACGAGTGGCATCGCGTGCACCTGAACAACCCCCGCGACGTGGTGCCCGAGTCGAACATGCCGGGCTACCCCTGGCTCGCCCGCCAGCAGGTGGACGGTGACTTCGTTGCGGCCAAGATGCGCACCCTGCGAGCGCTGGGCCATCCCTACAGCGATGAGGACATCGATGGGGCCGCTGCCTCCCTCGAGGGGGTGAGCGAGCAGGACGCCCTGGTGGCCTACCTGCAGCAGCTCGGCGTGCTCATGCGCCAGCGGGCGCAGGCGCAGGCGGCGCAACAGGCGGCGACGGCCGCCCTCGGGGAGGTGCACTGATGGATATCGGCACCCTGCGCGGTCTGCTCACCGGGGTTTTGCTACTGGCATTCGTAGGTCTGATCGTCTGGCTGGCGTTCTTCACTCGCAAGACGGACTTCGAGCATGCAGCCCGCATGCCCCTCGAAGAGGACCGTAAGGCGCCCTTGCCGGGCGCCGAGCTAACGGGGAACTGAGCCATGTCGACCTTCTGGACCGTTTTTATCGCTGTGATCACCATCGCCAACGTGTTGGCGTGCTGGTGGCTGATCTGGTGGACGTCGAAGTCGCGTCCTGACGAGGTGGCCTCAGGGGAGGTCACGGACCACGTGTGGGATCAGAACCTTCGTGAGAAGAACAATCCCATGCCGCGCTGGTGGCTGAACCTCTTCCACATCACCATCGTCTTCACCCTGGTGTACGTCCTGCTGTTTCCCTCCCTCGGCGGTGTCGGCGGACTTCTCGGCTGGAGTTCCGATGGGCAGTGGGAAGAAGAGGTCTTGGCGGCTGAGGAGCGTTACGGGCCGATCTACGCCCAGTACGCGGGCGTCGATGTGGCCACGCTGGCCGCCGATGAGCAGGCGCTGAAGCTGGGTGAGGCGGTGTTCATCAACAACTGCACCACCTGCCACGGGTCGGACGGCCGCGGCGCACGAGGCTTCCCCAATCTGGCGGACGCCGATTGGCAGTGGGGCGGTGATCCGGACACGATCCTGCAGACCATCAGTCACGGCCGTAACGCCGCCATGCCCGCCCTCGGGGCAGCGTTGGGCGAGGACGGGGTCGCCGAGGTGGTCGAGTACGTGCGCAGCTTGAGTGGCCTCGACCACGAAGCCGCCCAGGCCAGCGCTGGCAAGTCACGCTTCGACATGATGTGTGCTGCTTGCCACGGCGCGAACGCCAAGGGTAACCCGCTGTTCGGTGCCCCGAACTTGAGCGATGAAACGTGGCTCTACGGCAGCTCGCGGGCAGTGCTCACGCAGACCATCAACGCGGGTCGCAACGGCATGATGCCAGCGCACAACGCGTTGATCGGCGAGGACCGGGCACGCCTGGTGGCCGCCTACGTCTACCAGCTCGGCAAGGCCGATCAGCTGCAGGCTGCGGCGACGACAACCTCGCAACCGACCGCGTCGGTGGATGCGGGCGATGGCGCGCAGTGAGCGCCTGGCGGCTGGCAGCGCGTCCCCCTCCGCGCTGCCCGGCACCCTTCGCCCGACGCGGCCGCCGCGCATGACGCGCGCGGCCGCCGATGTGGCAGCGGTGGCGTGGGCCAGCTTCCTTGCCGCCTGTGCGGCGTCCCTGATCGCCTTTGCGATCTTCGATCCCGGCCGTCTCGCCGAGGCGAGTGAGGTGATCGACCACATCGATCGTATGGCGGGGTATGGCTTGGGGTTCCTGTTCTTTTGGGTGATCGGTCTTGTGGCTGGCGGACTGAGTGTCCTGCTGATTCGCAGCTCTCGACGCGAGGCACGGCAGCAGGCGACCACTGGCGCCCTGGACTGAGGTATTCCTTCGGTGAGCAAGTCAACCACTGTGGATGAGTCTGGCGGAGGCAAGTTGGAAGTGCCGATCGATATCCACAACATCCCGCGCCGGGAGCGGCTGGAAGCAGAAGCGGCCGCGAGCGGCGATATGTACTTCCGCCGCGAGAAGATCCACCCGCGCGAGGTGGAAGGGCTGTTCGCGCGCCTGCGCACCGCAACGGCGCAGCTGCTGTTGGGCGCCTTCTATCTGACCTGCTGGATCAGCATCAACGGTCAGCAGATCCTGCTCTTCGATCTGCCGGCACGGCGCTTCCACGTGTTCGGTCTGACCTTCTGGCCTCAGGACTTCATCTACCTGTCGGCGCTGTTGCTGATCGCAGCGCTCTCGCTGTTCTTCTTCACCGCGGTGGCGGGGCGCCTGTGGTGTGGCTACGCCTGTCCGCAAACCGCGTGGACAGAGATGTTCATGTGGGTCGAGCGCGTCTTCGAAGGTACCGCCAATCGGCGCCGCAAGCTGGACGCGCGCCCCTGGGACATGGACAAGGTGCTGCGCAAGGGCGGCAAGCACTTTTCCTGGGCGGTGCTTGGCCTATTCACCGGATTCACCTTCGTGGGCTACTTCACGCCCATCCGCGAACTGGCGGTGGACCTTGGGAGCTTCTCCCTCGGCTTTTGGGAGTGGTTCTGGATCGGGCTGTACGGCCTTGCCACCTGGGGCAATGCGGGATTCCTGCGCGAGCAGGTGTGCAAGTACATGTGCCCCTACGCACGCTTCCAGAGCGCGATGTTCGACCGCGACACGCTCATCGTCTCCTACGACCAGTCGCGCGGGGAGCCGCGCGGAAGTCGCCGTCGCGGCCAGGATCCCGCCGACGCTGGCCTCGGTAGCTGCATTGATTGCCAGCTCTGCGTGCAGGTATGCCCGACGGGGATCGATATTCGCGACGGCCTGCAGTACGAGTGCATCGGCTGCGCCGCCTGTGTCGACGTGTGCGATCAGGTGATGGACAAGATGCAATACCCGCGTGGTCTGGTGCGGTACACCACGGATCGCGCGCTCGAGACCGGCACCAAGCCGCGTCTGCTGCGCCCGCGGGTGGTGATCTACGCCGCGTTGATCGTGGGAGTGACCGCTGCGGTGCTGGTGTCCCTGCTCGGGCGCACGCCGTTGATCGTCGACGTGATGCGCGATCGCAACGCGCTCTACCGCGAGGTGCCAGGGGCGGCGATCGAGAATGTCTACCAGGTGCGCCTGATGAACATGGATGACGACACCCACCTGTACCGCATCGAGGCCCTCGGCATCGAGGGCGCGCGGGTGGTGCAGCCTGCCGAACCCATCGAGGTGGCGGCGGGCGGGGTGCAGACGGTGGTGATGCGCTTGCAGGTGCCGACGGATGCAGTGACCGCGCCGTCCATGCAGCTGCAGTTGTCCTTCGAAGCGCTCGACGATGAGCGGATCACCCGCCTCGAGCAAACACGTTTCTTAGGGCCAGCGGAGCCCTGATAGCAGGTATGCGGAGAACGCAATGACGAGTACGACCCTCGAAAGCACCGAGGCTTCCATCGCCCCCCAGGCCTGGTATCGCCAGTTCTGGCCATGGTTTCTGATCGCCTTGCCCGGCACCACCGTGGTGGCCTGCATGTTCACGATCTGGCTGGCGATTACCAACCCCGAGGTGGTGCTGCGAGCGCCCGCCGAGGCGCAGACGGCGATGCGCCCCTACGGCGAGGTGCGTTCGGCCTACCCGGACCCCGCGGCCACGGATCGCGCTGACGCCGAACCGCCCACCCCAACCCCGGACCCCTAGGCACCTTCGATGATCAGCGTGCCAGACCGGGTGGGTGCGGCCGGTCCGAGAACCGACCGAGGCGCACCACGCGACCCCTTCGTGCTCTACGATCGGCCCGAGGTGGCCGAGCGCTACTACGCACAGGTGGGCGATGACGCCTGTGAGGTACGCCTCGATCTGCAGGACGTGCACTGCGCCTCCTGCGTCTGGCGTATCGAGCAACGTCTGGAGACGCTGCACGGTATCGCCCGGGTGGACGTCACGCCGCTCAGCGGTCGGGCCGTGATCGCCCTGCGCCCGACGGTGCTCGGCCTCGGTGACCTCCTGAGGGCGCTCGACGAGCTCGGCTTTGCGCCCACGGTGGTCGCGCCGGACGCCCCTAACGTCGACCCTGCACTGCGCGAGCGGCGCATGGCGCTGGCGCGTCTGGGCGTGGCCGGGCTCGGCATGATGCAGGTGATGATGTACTCCCTCGGGCAGTACCTCGGCGCCTTCCAGGGCATCGACCCGGCCATCGATCGCTTGCTCGGCCTGGTCAGCCTGCTCGTCGCCACGCCGGTGGTGCTGTTCGCCGGTCAGCCCTTCTTCGACTCCGCCTGGCGCGGCTTGCGCCGCGGCGCCCCGGGCATGGACGTGCCCGTCGCGCTCGCGATCGGTCTCGCGTTCACCTGGAGCGTGTGGATCATGCTGGGGCCGAGCGCGTTGGTACCGGCGGCCGCCCACACATATTTCGATTCGGTGGTGATGCTCATCTTCCTCCTGCTCCTCGGCCGCTACGTGGAGATGGGGGTGCGCCATCGGGCCGGCGAGCGGCGCGAAGCCCTGGCGCGCCTGCTGCCAGACGCGGTCACGTTGATCCACCCCGACGGTACCGAAAGCCCCCTCGAACGCGCCGCCCTGCGCGTGGGCGATCGTGTACGCGTACGCCCTGGCGAGGCCATTCCCGCCGATGGTGCCGTGGTCGCCGGTGGCGGTGAGGTGGATGAGGCGATGCTCACCGGCGAGTCCGTGCCGCAGATGCGTGCGCCGGGTAGCACCGTGTTCGGCGGCACCGGCCTACTTAACGGCAGCGTTGATATCGAGGTGCGTGCGGTGGGCGAGCAGGCCACCCTGGCGCGCATCGAACGGCTGATGGACAAGGCCGAAGCCGAGCGCCCGCCGCTCGCCAGCCTGGCCGATCGCGTGG carries:
- a CDS encoding YceI family protein; amino-acid sequence: MFTPRASLRPLVASAALLLGAAQSYALDLSAVPAGTYAVDPAHGYIHFTYTHLGFSNPMLRVDDFDVALELDTEDFTKSTLEVTIDAASINSGVERFNEHLQAEDFFHTAEHPQITFVAKRIEQQPSSPAAINVIGDLKIKGITKEVLLGGRVNKADLNPINQKPTVGVSLRAIVKRSDYGLDKYVPAVADAMTVMIELEMQKQ
- a CDS encoding YceI family protein is translated as MSLLKGLTVLALCASPAAWSEAVTYALDAEGSELRFIGLQQGAPFTGRFETFSTEVVFDREAPSAGRIDAEVDVRSADSRNRDRDEYMQARDFFYSRKYPKAIFETVAIAAADEGYLARAKLTLRGETREVTMRFTLNPQDAQRATLTGTVLLNRLDFGVGQGEWRSTSEIGDEVKVEIELALKAIG
- a CDS encoding AMP-binding protein; this encodes MTNIFSAFRDTWDGREGETLLTTSDATLCFADVDNRSAALAGALLALANPAPGEVVMAVVEKSVDALALYLACLRLGVVFLPANPAYTPRELAHLADDGRPVILVCDPSALALAQHLSANTPSLRLIASLGTDSVGTLTQAASDTTPFTEVRPRSGEATAALLYTSGTTGAPKGVPLSHDNLLSNARALVDAWAFSDRDVLVHALPIFHVHGLFVALHCALLAGARMRYLMKFNAEAVRDALADATALMGVPTYYARLLTLDDFTRAHCANVRLFVSGSAPLTEKLFHAFEARTGQRILERYGMTETGMLASNPLHGERLAGSVGYALPGVQIRITGDGGETLPSDSPGMVEVRGPGIFAGYLNRPEVNAREFTADGWFRTGDLGTLAIDGRLTLAGRARDLVISGGYNVYPAEVEACLDTLDGVHESAVIGVPHDDLGEAVVAVVVPAAGAAPPSPESITAQLGERLARYKQPRHVEVVEALPRNTMGKVRKQALREALASHFQGRAD
- a CDS encoding PAS domain S-box protein; protein product: MSSTSSIQPPPSHLMAAAADDFKFKACLEAAVDAIVVIDAAGNIEEFNPAATRMFGYSLDEVVGRNVSVLMASHDASRHDDYMSNYEATGEARIIGTGREVKAQRRDGQTFPVKLSVGKATMPDGTRYVGIIHDLSHQQAAARALKRSEAALRSAQEIARIGTFDVALPTRGDQIHSTQLLKILGLPVSLGDGVAELMFRELVHPDDVGRLDKALKVAAAGRQYADIEYRIERPSGEVRSVRVMATVSPMPGVPKGLRLTGALHDITDARRAEEEARQARERLTQVGRLSTLGEMASGLAHELNQPLTAIAAYSQAAKRMPSVEGSDVGQALENITMQALRAGDVISRMREMVRHGETKREATDCNQLVRELITLAEPDARAADIGLRLDLCSPLPLVNVDRVQIQQVLLNLVRNAIDAMPGAAPGAEIEIRTRLSEARDVEVAVIDGGSGLPEDALEQLCTPFFTTKQEGTGLGLAISQSIIRAHGGALRFANNISGCGATVSFSLPAVAEEGDQDQ
- a CDS encoding cytochrome b/b6 domain-containing protein, with protein sequence ARGAHVALYVVTLAMPIAGWCYSSAAAFSVSYFGLFTLPDLVPPSETLEVVFEWTHRLLAYALFLLLGAHLLAAGFHHWVRRDNVLLSMLPFIKLRS
- a CDS encoding response regulator transcription factor translates to MGDDQQLADGPCVYVVDDDAPVRDSLTMLIRSMGYKVQGFESAPDFLEAYDDGPGCLVLDIRMPQMSGLDLQEVLVERRAILPIIFMTGHGDVPMAVQAMRGGAVDFLQKPLRDQDLLDRINEALRKDAENRELLAQHQATAARLTQLTAREREVLDLVVAGKANKVIAYELDVSQRTVEIHRARVMEKMRATSLAHLVRMVVEAS
- the ccoN gene encoding cytochrome-c oxidase, cbb3-type subunit I; its protein translation is MSSAVDTYNDRVVRQFALMTVAWGVVGMAVGVFIAAQMYWPALNFDLPYLSFGRLRPLHTNAVIFAFGGSALFATAYYVVQRTCHARLFGGRLAEFTFWGWQAVIVAAAITLPLGITQSKEYAELEWPIDLLIAVVWVCFAVVFFGTIAKRRVKHIYVANWFYGAFIITVAVLHIFNNLALPVSLTKSYVVYSGVVDAMVQWWYGHNAVGFFLTAGFLGMMYYFVPKQAERPVYSYRLSIVHFWALISIYMWAGPHHLHYTSLPDWAQSLGMVFSLLLLAPSWGGMINGIMTLSGAWEKLRTDPIIKFMIVSLSFYGMSTFEGPMMAIKTVNALSHYTDWTIGHVHSGALGWVAMMTIGALYHLIPRLFNRTQMYSMKAIDAHFWLSTIGVVLYIVAMWIAGVMQGLMWRAVDENGNLVWSFVESLKATYPFYALRLLGGLLFLGGMLIMVWNVWMTIREEKPAPVLVQAPAGAH
- the ccoO gene encoding cytochrome-c oxidase, cbb3-type subunit II; amino-acid sequence: MSHEVVERNIRVMAVLIALVITAGGLVEIVPLFAQSEVTQPIEGLEPYSPVHLAGRDVYVREGCYVCHSQQVRPFRSETERYGPYSVAGEAVYDHPFQFGSKRTGPDLARVGGRYSDEWHRVHLNNPRDVVPESNMPGYPWLARQQVDGDFVAAKMRTLRALGHPYSDEDIDGAAASLEGVSEQDALVAYLQQLGVLMRQRAQAQAAQQAATAALGEVH